A portion of the Pedobacter cryoconitis genome contains these proteins:
- a CDS encoding helix-turn-helix domain-containing protein, with protein MNIIGKNIRQLRQKNGWSQGEVAKRLNISIPAFSKIETGITDINISRLAQIANLFEVSTMDIISKEGENPQSVNFEEINNLKAKLSLREEEIIKLQKKVIDLYEEIREK; from the coding sequence ATGAACATCATCGGTAAGAACATCAGACAGCTCCGTCAAAAAAATGGATGGAGTCAGGGCGAAGTAGCTAAAAGATTAAACATCTCTATTCCTGCATTTTCAAAAATTGAAACTGGGATTACAGATATCAACATCTCAAGGCTGGCTCAGATCGCTAATCTTTTTGAAGTTTCAACAATGGACATCATCTCCAAAGAAGGAGAAAATCCTCAATCTGTAAATTTTGAAGAGATCAATAATCTGAAAGCGAAACTATCACTGAGAGAAGAAGAGATCATTAAACTTCAAAAGAAGGTTATTGATCTTTACGAAGAAATCAGAGAAAAATAG
- a CDS encoding UDP-N-acetylmuramate--L-alanine ligase has product MRIHFIAIGGSAMHNLAIALHQKGFIVSGSDDLIFEPSASRLSRHGILPEKLGWHEESITADLDAVILGMHALIDNPELLRAQELGLKVYSYPEYIYEQTKDKLRVVIGGSHGKTTITSMILHVLNYYKKDFDYLVGAQLEGFDTMVRLTEAAPIIIIEGDEYLASPIDRRPKFHIYKANIAVISGVAWDHVNVFPTFENYLHQFELFIDTIMPDGKLFYASTDKDLHTLVESNRKEIVKTGYEIPAHRVSNGITYLLPENLPLKVFGDHNLMNLSAAKLVCKEIGISENDFNLAITSFKGASKRLELLNAEKNTNVYKDFAHSPSKLKATIEAVKSQFEERKLVACIELHTFSSLNKNFLLQYADTMIRAENPIVYIDIKTFQQKKIKPFTEIDVQTAFNNDKLTFFDNASTLEQYLRGLDFRQTNLLLMSSGNFGGMDLAKLARELNT; this is encoded by the coding sequence ATGCGAATACATTTTATAGCTATTGGGGGAAGTGCAATGCATAACCTGGCAATAGCTTTGCATCAGAAAGGTTTTATTGTAAGTGGTTCAGATGATTTAATTTTTGAGCCATCGGCAAGCAGACTTTCCAGACATGGGATTTTACCTGAAAAACTGGGTTGGCATGAGGAGTCAATCACGGCTGATCTTGATGCGGTTATTTTAGGAATGCATGCCCTTATTGATAATCCTGAATTACTCAGGGCGCAAGAACTTGGACTGAAGGTTTATTCTTATCCTGAATATATCTATGAACAGACCAAAGATAAGCTGAGAGTAGTTATTGGGGGTAGTCATGGTAAAACCACGATTACTTCCATGATCCTGCATGTACTTAACTACTACAAAAAAGATTTCGATTACCTGGTTGGTGCTCAGCTGGAGGGATTCGATACGATGGTACGCCTTACTGAGGCAGCGCCTATAATTATTATCGAGGGAGATGAATATTTAGCTTCCCCGATTGACAGAAGACCTAAATTTCATATTTATAAAGCAAATATTGCTGTAATCAGCGGAGTAGCCTGGGATCATGTGAATGTATTTCCTACTTTCGAAAATTATTTGCACCAGTTTGAACTTTTTATCGATACAATCATGCCTGATGGCAAATTGTTTTATGCTTCGACTGACAAAGATTTACACACCCTTGTTGAAAGTAATCGTAAAGAAATCGTTAAAACAGGATACGAAATTCCTGCACACCGCGTTAGCAATGGTATAACTTATTTACTACCTGAAAATCTGCCGCTGAAAGTTTTTGGTGATCATAACCTTATGAATTTAAGCGCAGCGAAATTGGTTTGTAAAGAAATTGGTATCAGTGAAAATGATTTTAATCTTGCAATTACCTCATTTAAAGGGGCATCAAAAAGGTTGGAGTTGTTAAATGCGGAGAAAAACACAAATGTTTATAAAGATTTCGCACATTCCCCTTCAAAATTAAAAGCTACTATTGAGGCGGTAAAGTCGCAATTTGAGGAAAGAAAATTAGTAGCTTGTATAGAATTACACACATTTAGTAGTTTAAATAAAAATTTTTTACTACAATATGCAGATACGATGATCCGTGCAGAGAATCCTATCGTATATATAGATATAAAAACATTTCAACAAAAAAAAATTAAGCCTTTCACGGAAATAGATGTTCAAACAGCATTTAATAACGATAAGCTTACTTTTTTTGACAATGCCTCTACTCTTGAGCAATACTTAAGAGGGTTAGATTTTCGCCAGACAAACCTTTTGCTGATGAGCTCAGGTAACTTTGGCGGTATGGATTTAGCCAAACTGGCACGTGAGTTGAATACTTGA
- the prmA gene encoding 50S ribosomal protein L11 methyltransferase, producing the protein MQYIQVTFSFKLIQEYQQDLLISELAEIGFNTFEDTENGFSAFIDFDSYSKENLTGSLLQFEGEFGYNYTVTEIAAENWNEEWEKNFEPLIIDETCYVRATFHPVQPQYKYEIVIDPKMAFGTGHHQTTTMMMQYILESDVAGKNILDMGCGTAILAILAAKKGAIDLVAIDNDEVCYLSAKENAALNNITNITALCGGKEVIPAEQYDMILANINRNILLDQIPVYASVLKSGGEIFFSGFYEAPDLQMIKDACAEFGINYLNHKKIGEWVASRFEKV; encoded by the coding sequence ATGCAATATATACAAGTCACCTTCAGCTTTAAGCTTATCCAGGAATATCAACAGGATTTATTAATCAGTGAGCTTGCTGAAATTGGATTCAATACGTTTGAAGATACCGAAAATGGTTTTTCTGCCTTTATTGATTTCGATAGCTATAGTAAAGAAAACTTAACCGGATCTCTTCTTCAGTTTGAAGGAGAGTTCGGGTATAATTATACAGTAACAGAAATTGCAGCAGAAAATTGGAATGAGGAGTGGGAGAAGAATTTCGAACCACTTATTATCGATGAAACCTGCTATGTAAGGGCTACTTTTCACCCTGTTCAGCCTCAATATAAATACGAGATCGTTATTGACCCGAAAATGGCCTTCGGAACTGGCCATCATCAAACTACAACCATGATGATGCAATACATCCTGGAAAGTGATGTTGCAGGAAAGAATATTCTGGATATGGGCTGTGGAACAGCTATATTAGCTATTCTTGCCGCTAAAAAAGGCGCTATAGATTTAGTGGCTATTGATAATGATGAAGTTTGTTATCTGAGTGCTAAGGAGAATGCTGCATTGAACAACATTACCAATATTACTGCTTTATGTGGTGGAAAAGAAGTGATCCCTGCTGAGCAGTATGATATGATCCTGGCAAACATAAATCGTAATATTTTACTGGATCAGATTCCTGTATACGCCAGCGTTTTAAAAAGCGGTGGTGAAATATTTTTTAGTGGATTTTATGAAGCTCCGGATCTTCAGATGATTAAGGATGCTTGTGCTGAATTTGGCATAAATTATCTGAATCATAAGAAGATTGGAGAATGGGTAGCCTCCCGTTTTGAAAAGGTTTAA
- the tpiA gene encoding triose-phosphate isomerase, translated as MRKKIVAGNWKMNTDYAEGISLFSEIVNIVRDEKKGDQLAIICAPFIHLNSLSKLGGDVVKIGAQNCHQKESGAFTGEISAKMIKSIGCEYVIVGHSERRQYFAESDALLADKTNIALANGLTPIFCIGETLDERNNGNFFEILKGQLENGLFHLSPEDFAKVVIAYEPVWAIGTGLTATAAQAQEVHEFIRAEVAGKYGEAAAEETSILYGGSCTPKNAPELFAQKDIDGGLIGGASLKSRDFADIVKTFNS; from the coding sequence ATGAGAAAGAAAATAGTAGCAGGAAATTGGAAAATGAATACGGACTATGCAGAAGGTATTTCATTATTTTCAGAAATCGTTAACATCGTAAGAGATGAAAAAAAAGGCGATCAGCTAGCTATCATATGTGCTCCGTTTATTCACTTAAACAGCTTATCAAAATTAGGAGGTGATGTCGTTAAAATTGGTGCTCAGAATTGCCACCAAAAAGAAAGCGGTGCTTTCACTGGTGAAATTTCGGCTAAAATGATCAAATCAATTGGTTGTGAATATGTAATTGTCGGGCATTCAGAACGTCGTCAGTATTTTGCTGAAAGTGATGCTTTGCTTGCTGATAAAACTAATATCGCTCTAGCAAACGGATTAACACCTATCTTTTGTATCGGTGAAACGTTAGATGAAAGAAACAATGGTAATTTCTTTGAAATCCTTAAAGGACAATTAGAAAATGGCCTTTTTCACCTGAGCCCTGAAGATTTTGCAAAAGTAGTTATTGCTTATGAACCAGTTTGGGCAATCGGTACCGGATTAACAGCTACTGCAGCGCAGGCACAGGAAGTACATGAATTTATCCGTGCAGAAGTTGCTGGTAAATATGGTGAAGCTGCTGCTGAAGAAACTTCAATTTTATATGGAGGTAGCTGTACACCTAAAAATGCACCTGAATTATTCGCGCAGAAAGATATTGACGGTGGATTAATCGGAGGCGCTTCTCTTAAATCACGTGATTTTGCAGATATCGTTAAAACATTTAATTCTTAA
- a CDS encoding putative sugar nucleotidyl transferase: protein MNINLFDDQTALSLRPLTFTRPVADLRIGILTIAEKWEKYASTGAGFCTSVYLSAKYKTRNDADTYVNGSVCPDESLFAAIAALQSGEVLVQGELILAYKVNPGEIISLAGGALLRPVSYHGVFTRIVFPEDIFRNNDIQLRADFDLLTKGRVSANLSATNTVLGDQIFIEEGAEAECATFNTLTGPIYLGKNTQIWEGTHIRGSFALGEGSRVKMGTKIYGQTTIGPFSTVGGEINNAVIWGYSAKGHEGYLGNSVLGQWCNIGADTNNSNLKNNYAAVKLWDYEKTAFRQTGLQFCGLIMADHVKCGINTMFNTGTVVGVSANVFGSGYPKNFIPDFAWGGSDNLAVYSLEKMFETAEKVYERKNVEFNQIEKDILSSIFDLTSIYRSF, encoded by the coding sequence ATGAACATTAATTTATTTGATGATCAGACTGCTTTATCTTTAAGGCCGCTTACTTTTACCCGGCCTGTGGCCGATCTGAGGATCGGAATATTAACCATAGCTGAAAAATGGGAAAAGTATGCATCAACTGGTGCAGGATTCTGTACCTCAGTCTATCTTAGTGCAAAATATAAAACGCGCAATGATGCGGATACCTATGTAAATGGTTCTGTTTGCCCGGATGAAAGTCTTTTTGCTGCGATTGCTGCTTTGCAAAGTGGTGAAGTGCTTGTTCAGGGTGAACTTATCCTGGCTTATAAAGTTAATCCGGGTGAAATCATTAGTTTAGCCGGGGGAGCGCTATTGCGCCCTGTTTCTTATCATGGTGTTTTTACACGTATCGTATTTCCTGAAGATATTTTTAGAAATAATGACATTCAGCTCAGGGCTGACTTTGATCTTTTGACTAAAGGACGGGTTTCAGCAAACCTAAGTGCGACCAATACTGTGCTGGGCGACCAGATTTTTATTGAAGAGGGGGCAGAAGCAGAATGTGCTACTTTTAATACCTTAACAGGACCTATTTATCTGGGTAAAAATACGCAGATCTGGGAAGGTACACATATCAGGGGTTCTTTTGCTTTGGGAGAGGGTTCCAGAGTAAAGATGGGGACCAAGATTTACGGCCAGACCACAATTGGTCCTTTTAGTACGGTGGGCGGGGAGATCAACAATGCCGTAATCTGGGGATATTCTGCAAAAGGGCATGAAGGTTATCTGGGTAATTCGGTGCTGGGCCAGTGGTGCAATATCGGAGCTGATACCAATAATTCCAATTTGAAAAATAACTATGCAGCTGTTAAATTGTGGGATTATGAAAAAACTGCTTTCAGACAGACTGGACTTCAATTTTGCGGCTTAATTATGGCAGATCATGTTAAATGTGGTATCAATACGATGTTTAATACCGGTACTGTGGTTGGTGTAAGTGCAAATGTATTCGGTTCGGGGTATCCGAAGAACTTTATTCCTGATTTTGCCTGGGGTGGTTCTGATAACCTGGCTGTTTATAGCCTTGAAAAAATGTTCGAAACAGCAGAAAAAGTATATGAACGCAAAAATGTTGAGTTTAATCAGATAGAAAAAGATATATTGTCATCGATTTTTGATTTAACTTCAATTTATAGATCTTTTTAA
- a CDS encoding type B 50S ribosomal protein L31, whose product MKKDLHPSNYRFVVFKDMSNEYSFLTKSCVETKESVTWEDGNEYPLYKLEISHTSHPFYTGKMKLVDTAGRIDKFKTRYAKK is encoded by the coding sequence ATGAAAAAAGATCTTCACCCTTCAAACTATAGATTCGTAGTATTTAAAGATATGTCTAACGAATACTCTTTCTTAACTAAATCTTGTGTTGAAACTAAAGAATCTGTGACTTGGGAAGATGGTAACGAATACCCTCTTTATAAATTAGAGATCTCTCATACTTCTCACCCTTTCTATACTGGTAAAATGAAACTGGTAGATACAGCTGGTCGTATCGATAAATTTAAAACTCGTTACGCTAAGAAATAA
- the mce gene encoding methylmalonyl-CoA epimerase, producing MNKIEHIGIAVKDLDASCQLYEKLLGTAAYKQESVVSEGVNTAFFRTGEHKIELLAATVAASPIASFIEKRGEGIHHIAFDVDNIYAEMKRLRNEGFVLLNEEPKFGADNKLICFVHPKGTNGVLIELCQEIKK from the coding sequence ATGAATAAAATTGAACATATCGGTATCGCAGTAAAAGACCTGGATGCCTCTTGTCAGCTGTATGAAAAGTTACTGGGTACAGCTGCTTATAAACAGGAATCAGTAGTTTCTGAAGGGGTTAATACCGCCTTTTTCCGGACAGGTGAGCATAAAATTGAATTGCTGGCTGCCACTGTAGCGGCTAGTCCGATCGCTTCATTTATAGAGAAAAGAGGAGAGGGGATACATCATATTGCGTTTGATGTGGATAATATTTATGCGGAAATGAAAAGACTGAGAAATGAGGGCTTTGTACTCTTGAATGAAGAACCTAAATTTGGGGCCGACAATAAACTGATCTGCTTTGTACATCCTAAGGGAACAAACGGCGTACTGATCGAGTTGTGTCAGGAAATAAAAAAATGA
- a CDS encoding IscS subfamily cysteine desulfurase, whose translation MELPIYLDNNATTPLDPRVLEAMLPYFTTKFGNAASRNHAFGWVAEEGVDYAREQAAKLIGCTEKEIIFTSGATEADNLGIKGVFEMYQDKGNHIITATTEHKAVLDTCKHLEKLGAKVTYLSVKEDGLIDLAELEAAMTEQTILVTIMYGNNEIGVVQPIKEISAIAHKFGALFMTDATQAVGKIPVDVNADGIDLLAFSAHKMYGPKGVGVLYVRRKNPRVKVTAQMDGGGHERGMRSGTLNVPGIVGLGKACELCRLEMESEAVRLSGLRDKLESALTVMEESYVNGNTQHRLPHVANISFKYVEGEGLMMAMKDLAVSSGSACTSASLEPSYVLKSLGLSDDLAHSSIRFGLGRFTTEEEIDYAIENTKKAVNHLRDLSPLWEMFKEGIDLSKIEWAEH comes from the coding sequence ATGGAACTTCCTATTTATCTAGATAATAACGCAACAACCCCGCTTGACCCAAGAGTACTTGAAGCCATGCTGCCTTATTTTACTACCAAATTTGGTAATGCTGCAAGCCGTAACCACGCCTTTGGCTGGGTTGCAGAAGAAGGTGTTGATTATGCACGTGAGCAAGCTGCCAAACTGATTGGCTGTACTGAAAAGGAAATTATTTTCACTTCAGGTGCTACAGAAGCAGATAACCTTGGTATTAAAGGTGTGTTCGAAATGTATCAGGATAAAGGTAATCACATCATTACTGCAACTACTGAACATAAAGCAGTATTGGATACTTGTAAACACCTGGAGAAATTAGGTGCAAAAGTTACTTACCTGTCAGTAAAAGAAGATGGCTTAATTGATCTTGCTGAATTAGAAGCAGCAATGACTGAACAGACTATCCTGGTTACGATCATGTATGGTAACAATGAGATCGGTGTTGTTCAGCCTATCAAAGAAATTTCTGCAATCGCACATAAATTCGGCGCATTGTTCATGACTGACGCCACTCAGGCTGTAGGTAAAATACCTGTAGATGTAAACGCGGACGGAATTGACCTGCTTGCCTTCAGTGCACATAAAATGTACGGCCCTAAAGGAGTTGGTGTATTATATGTACGCCGTAAAAACCCAAGGGTTAAAGTAACTGCACAAATGGACGGTGGTGGTCATGAGCGCGGCATGCGTTCAGGAACATTAAACGTACCTGGAATTGTTGGTTTAGGTAAAGCCTGTGAATTATGCCGTTTAGAAATGGAATCAGAAGCAGTACGCCTTTCCGGACTGAGAGATAAATTAGAAAGTGCACTGACTGTGATGGAAGAAAGTTATGTGAACGGGAACACACAACACCGTTTACCACATGTAGCAAATATTTCTTTCAAATATGTAGAAGGTGAAGGATTGATGATGGCCATGAAAGATCTGGCTGTTTCTTCAGGTTCTGCTTGTACTTCAGCTTCACTGGAACCATCTTACGTGTTAAAAAGCTTAGGCCTTTCAGATGATCTTGCACACTCTTCTATCCGTTTCGGTTTAGGCCGTTTTACTACTGAAGAAGAAATTGATTACGCGATTGAGAACACTAAAAAAGCAGTGAACCACTTAAGAGATCTTTCCCCACTTTGGGAGATGTTTAAGGAAGGAATTGATTTAAGCAAAATTGAATGGGCAGAGCACTAG
- the iscU gene encoding Fe-S cluster assembly scaffold IscU → MAYSEKVMEHYTNPRNVGTLDKNSKSVGTGLVGAPECGDVMRLQIEVDENNVITDAKFKTFGCGSAIASSSLATEWLKGKTVDEAMTIDNMDIVEELALPPVKIHCSVLAEDAIKSAINDYRVKNGMEPIALPKSHH, encoded by the coding sequence ATGGCATACTCAGAAAAAGTAATGGAACACTATACCAACCCCCGTAACGTTGGTACATTAGATAAAAACAGTAAATCAGTAGGTACAGGTTTAGTTGGCGCACCAGAATGCGGCGACGTGATGCGTCTTCAAATTGAAGTAGATGAAAACAATGTAATCACTGACGCTAAATTTAAAACATTCGGCTGTGGTTCTGCAATTGCTTCTTCATCTTTAGCAACAGAATGGCTGAAAGGTAAAACTGTGGACGAAGCGATGACGATTGACAATATGGATATCGTAGAAGAATTAGCATTGCCACCAGTAAAAATTCACTGTTCAGTATTAGCAGAGGATGCGATTAAGTCAGCAATCAATGATTACCGTGTTAAAAATGGCATGGAACCAATTGCATTGCCTAAATCACACCACTAA
- a CDS encoding HesB/IscA family protein, with product MITITDKAKTKIDNLMQESQMDTTYFLRVSVKGGGCSGLSYNLDFDNEEKTGDQFFEDRGIRIALDMKSFLYLAGTELDFTDGINGKGFNFNNPNASRTCGCGESFSV from the coding sequence ATGATCACGATCACAGATAAAGCTAAAACCAAGATTGATAACTTAATGCAGGAATCTCAGATGGATACGACTTACTTTTTACGTGTTTCAGTAAAAGGTGGTGGTTGTTCAGGCTTATCCTACAATTTAGATTTTGATAACGAGGAAAAAACAGGAGATCAGTTCTTTGAAGACAGAGGGATCCGTATAGCACTGGATATGAAATCATTTTTATATCTGGCCGGTACAGAACTCGATTTCACAGATGGAATAAACGGAAAAGGATTTAACTTCAATAACCCAAATGCAAGCCGCACTTGTGGTTGCGGAGAAAGTTTCTCAGTTTAA
- a CDS encoding AMP-dependent synthetase/ligase, protein MVSFNEFSTVPSLLRNVVENIHKPEETFLIHKKNNEWENISFKQTLDTADAVAAFFLSKGIAKGDRMGLMIENGPDYVYYDQGIQQIGAINVSIYPTLSEQEVEYIINDSGIKAILIGNPFLYKKILKIADNCRHLQYIIPAFAEYTKTTVPQGLNKTIISFEELIKEGKELVSTYQVKIKETRAILRPSDTSSLIYTSGTTGTPKGVMLSHSNFVENVKVCLQQIPIIDETDVFLSFLPLSHVFERTATYHVCCAQGCKIAYAQSLELLAKNMAEIKPTVMSCVPRLLERIHDKAIKSGTAEGGLKAKIFLWALETGQNYRHQIEAGKTPGIVLAVEKRIAEKLVFSKIKEKTGGRLKFMISGGAALPKNVGEFFGNLGIKILEGFGLTETSPVMSVTEYDRQVYGTVGRIIPGIEVAIQHIESKEMISIQTHESFAADFECAEGEIIVRGHCVMQGYFNKPAETAEAIDKNNWFHTGDIGRFYKGNLQITDRLKNMIVNAYGKNVYPTPVENIYLKSLKIESLFLIGDKREYLTAIIIPNRESLQEKFNLSDAYFLQPDIFINEPEIIDWIGQDIRKLSNELSKFERIKNFRIKRNPFSIDEGEITPTMKIKRKVVEKIYAEAINELYTEAVDAD, encoded by the coding sequence ATGGTATCATTTAACGAGTTTTCTACGGTTCCCAGCTTATTAAGAAACGTAGTAGAAAACATTCACAAGCCTGAAGAAACATTCTTAATTCACAAAAAGAATAATGAATGGGAAAATATCTCATTTAAGCAGACTTTGGACACAGCCGATGCGGTAGCTGCATTTTTTTTATCAAAAGGAATAGCTAAAGGCGACAGAATGGGACTGATGATTGAGAATGGTCCTGATTATGTATACTATGATCAGGGGATTCAGCAAATCGGTGCCATCAATGTATCAATTTACCCTACCCTATCCGAACAGGAAGTTGAATATATTATTAACGACTCCGGTATAAAAGCCATCCTGATCGGTAATCCATTTCTTTACAAAAAGATATTAAAGATCGCAGACAATTGCAGACACCTTCAATATATCATTCCTGCTTTTGCAGAATATACCAAAACAACTGTTCCCCAGGGACTGAATAAAACTATTATCAGTTTTGAAGAACTGATTAAAGAAGGTAAAGAACTCGTTTCTACCTATCAGGTTAAAATTAAAGAAACAAGGGCTATTCTGCGTCCTTCTGATACCTCTTCTTTAATCTATACTTCAGGTACAACCGGCACCCCAAAAGGTGTGATGCTTTCTCACAGCAATTTCGTGGAGAACGTAAAGGTTTGTCTGCAGCAAATCCCGATCATTGACGAAACAGACGTATTCTTATCCTTTCTTCCTTTATCCCATGTTTTTGAAAGGACAGCAACTTACCATGTATGCTGCGCACAAGGCTGTAAAATTGCCTATGCACAAAGCCTGGAATTACTGGCAAAAAACATGGCAGAGATCAAGCCAACTGTGATGAGTTGTGTGCCCCGTTTATTAGAGCGCATCCATGATAAAGCCATTAAAAGCGGTACAGCTGAAGGCGGCCTGAAAGCTAAAATATTCTTATGGGCACTGGAAACAGGACAAAACTACCGTCATCAAATTGAAGCTGGCAAAACACCGGGTATCGTACTCGCTGTAGAAAAGAGAATTGCAGAGAAACTGGTATTCAGCAAAATAAAAGAGAAAACCGGTGGAAGATTAAAATTCATGATTTCCGGCGGTGCAGCACTTCCTAAAAATGTAGGTGAATTTTTCGGTAACCTGGGCATTAAAATACTCGAAGGCTTTGGCTTAACTGAAACCTCTCCGGTAATGTCAGTTACAGAATACGACAGACAAGTTTATGGTACCGTAGGCCGGATTATCCCGGGTATAGAGGTCGCTATCCAGCACATTGAAAGTAAAGAAATGATCAGCATTCAGACCCACGAATCTTTTGCGGCAGATTTTGAGTGTGCCGAAGGTGAAATTATAGTGCGCGGACATTGTGTAATGCAGGGTTATTTTAATAAACCAGCAGAAACTGCTGAAGCAATTGATAAAAACAACTGGTTTCATACAGGCGACATTGGCCGTTTCTATAAAGGGAATCTTCAGATTACTGACCGTTTAAAAAACATGATTGTCAATGCTTACGGAAAGAACGTTTATCCTACCCCGGTAGAAAACATCTATTTGAAAAGTCTTAAAATAGAATCCCTGTTTTTAATTGGCGACAAAAGAGAATATCTGACTGCGATTATTATCCCGAACAGAGAAAGCTTACAGGAAAAATTCAACTTATCTGACGCTTACTTTTTACAACCTGATATTTTCATCAACGAACCAGAAATCATAGACTGGATCGGACAGGATATCAGGAAATTATCCAATGAATTATCTAAGTTTGAGCGGATCAAGAACTTCAGGATCAAAAGAAACCCTTTCAGCATTGATGAAGGTGAGATCACACCGACCATGAAAATAAAACGTAAGGTGGTCGAAAAGATCTACGCTGAAGCGATCAATGAGCTCTATACTGAAGCCGTTGATGCCGATTAA